From Demequina capsici:
TTCCTCGTGATGGGGGTCGGGGGTGCGGCGTCGGCCGCCGTCAGCCCCGTCGACCCCGCCGCCCCGACCTCTCCCGCTGACCCGTCCGTCTCCGCACCCGGCGTCTCCGTGGACGTCTACGGCGTGGACGGCACCCCGTCGTCCTCGATCGTGGTGCTGATCGCGATCACCCTGCTGTCCGTGGCGCCGTCGCTGCTGCTGATGACCACCAGCTTCACGAAGATCTTCGTGGTGCTGGCCCTCACCAGGAACGCGATGGGCCTGCAGGGCACGCCTCCCACGCAGGTGCTCGCCGGCCTGGCGCTGTTCCTGTCGCTGTTCGTGATGGGGCCGGTGCTGTCGGAGATGAACGACACGGGCGTGCAGCCGTACCTGTCCGGCGAGCTCACCTTCTCCGAGGCGGTCGACGCCGGCTCCGCGCCGCTGCGCGAGTTCATGCTGGAGCACACCCGCGAATCCGACATCGCGCTCATGACCCGCGCCGCCGACGCCGAGAACCCGGCCACCCCCGACGACGTCTCCATGACGACGCTCATGCCGGCCTTCATGCTGTCCGAGCTGCGCGCCGCGTTCATCATCGGCTTCGTGATCTTCGTGCCGTTCCTCGTGATCGACCTGGTCGTGTCCGGCGCCCTCATGTCGATGGGCATGATGATGCTGCCGCCCGTCATGGTGTCGCTGCCGTTCAAGCTCCTGCTCTTCGTGCTCGTGGACGGCTGGACGCTCATCATCACCGCGCTGATCGGGAGCTACGGCTGATGGACACCTCGGCAGTTCTCGACATCGGCCTGCAGGCGATGATCCTCGCGGCCAAGCTCTCCGCGCCCATGCTCATCACGGCGCTCGCGATCGGCTTCGGCGTCTCGCTGTTCCAGTCGGTCACCCAGATCCAGGAGGTGACGCTGTCCTTCGTGCCGAAGGCGATCGGAGTCGCCCTGGCGCTGCTGATCGCCGGCCACTGGATGATCCAGGAGATCATCACGTTCACGAACGACCTGTTCGCCCGCATCCCCGGTCTGCTGGGGG
This genomic window contains:
- the fliQ gene encoding flagellar biosynthesis protein FliQ — its product is MDTSAVLDIGLQAMILAAKLSAPMLITALAIGFGVSLFQSVTQIQEVTLSFVPKAIGVALALLIAGHWMIQEIITFTNDLFARIPGLLGG
- the fliP gene encoding flagellar type III secretion system pore protein FliP (The bacterial flagellar biogenesis protein FliP forms a type III secretion system (T3SS)-type pore required for flagellar assembly.), which produces MTPVPSGARSSLARRISVVLALLLASFLVMGVGGAASAAVSPVDPAAPTSPADPSVSAPGVSVDVYGVDGTPSSSIVVLIAITLLSVAPSLLLMTTSFTKIFVVLALTRNAMGLQGTPPTQVLAGLALFLSLFVMGPVLSEMNDTGVQPYLSGELTFSEAVDAGSAPLREFMLEHTRESDIALMTRAADAENPATPDDVSMTTLMPAFMLSELRAAFIIGFVIFVPFLVIDLVVSGALMSMGMMMLPPVMVSLPFKLLLFVLVDGWTLIITALIGSYG